A genomic segment from Myxococcota bacterium encodes:
- a CDS encoding dihydrodipicolinate reductase — MALGVIVWGTGSVGSVALAEVLANPAFRLVGVKVHAADKEGVDAGALCGRPPVGVAAVRDEAALALDAADCVLYCPRVADYDEIERLLERGIDVVTTASNVYPQFYGEAVYGRLQRAGERGGASFHGSGVNPAFMSEVLPLTLSGLSHRAKRIAVREVSDVNHYASTAPEIMCDHIGFGKPPAEALRADDFLKGMTAYFSESIAMVCDHLGVALERIDEHHEVATTRERVVLESGRVIEPGTVGCRRFEWRGIVGGEPRVVLSTFWKVTTQLEPQWDVRSSDVVEWTVTVEGTPSFRCRVETCASFDPESPECGKGGERAAVLATAVHAVNAIPYVHAAPPGVRTFLDLPIVASQGAFRGL, encoded by the coding sequence GTGGCGCTCGGCGTGATCGTCTGGGGAACCGGGAGCGTCGGCTCGGTCGCGCTCGCCGAGGTGCTCGCGAACCCCGCCTTCCGCCTCGTCGGCGTGAAGGTGCACGCCGCCGACAAGGAGGGCGTCGACGCCGGAGCGCTGTGCGGGCGGCCGCCGGTCGGCGTCGCGGCGGTGCGCGACGAGGCGGCGCTCGCGCTCGACGCCGCCGACTGCGTCCTCTACTGCCCGCGCGTCGCCGACTACGACGAGATCGAACGGCTCCTCGAGCGCGGCATCGACGTCGTCACGACCGCGAGCAACGTCTACCCGCAGTTCTACGGCGAGGCGGTGTACGGGCGGCTCCAGCGCGCGGGCGAGCGCGGCGGCGCGAGCTTCCACGGCTCGGGCGTGAACCCGGCGTTCATGAGCGAGGTGCTGCCGCTCACGCTCTCGGGCCTCTCGCACCGCGCGAAGCGCATCGCGGTGCGCGAGGTCTCCGACGTGAACCACTACGCGTCGACCGCGCCCGAGATCATGTGCGACCACATCGGCTTCGGGAAGCCGCCGGCCGAGGCGCTCCGCGCGGACGACTTCCTGAAGGGGATGACGGCCTACTTCAGCGAGTCGATCGCGATGGTCTGCGACCACCTGGGCGTCGCGCTCGAGCGGATCGACGAGCACCACGAGGTCGCGACGACGCGCGAGCGCGTCGTGCTCGAGAGCGGCCGCGTCATCGAGCCCGGCACCGTCGGCTGCCGGCGCTTCGAGTGGCGCGGCATCGTCGGCGGCGAGCCGCGCGTCGTGCTGTCCACGTTCTGGAAGGTGACGACGCAGCTCGAGCCGCAGTGGGACGTGCGCTCGTCCGACGTCGTCGAGTGGACGGTGACGGTCGAGGGCACGCCGTCGTTCCGCTGCCGGGTCGAGACGTGTGCGAGCTTCGACCCCGAGAGCCCCGAGTGCGGCAAGGGCGGCGAGCGCGCGGCCGTGCTCGCGACGGCCGTGCACGCGGTGAACGCCATCCCCTATGTGCACGCCGCGCCGCCCGGCGTCCGCACGTTCCTCGACCTTCCCATCGTCGCGAGCCAGGGCGCCTTCCGCGGCCTGTGA
- a CDS encoding glutathione S-transferase family protein: MIELYHFAFSTCSQKVRLVLAEKGLDFASREVNLIAGGQHDPEYVKLNPKHVVPTLVHDGHVLVESSLIVQYLDDAFPEPAMRPADALGRHAVGRWLLRADTEIHVAAPTVTFALGPRAVLLQQPAEVREANLAAIPDPVDRAKRRSVIEHGVRAPEFAGALRVFVAMLDDMEAALASAPWLSGSSFGLADATIVPYVLRLEHLAMDPLLDAAARPRVADWLARAKSRASFAAAVDAWAPQALVDGMRAQGKEAWPEVEAALRGAA; this comes from the coding sequence GTGATCGAGCTCTACCACTTCGCGTTCTCGACCTGCTCGCAGAAGGTGCGCCTCGTGCTCGCCGAGAAGGGCCTCGACTTCGCCTCGCGCGAGGTGAACCTGATCGCGGGCGGCCAGCACGACCCCGAGTACGTGAAGCTCAACCCGAAGCACGTCGTGCCGACGCTCGTGCACGATGGCCACGTGCTCGTCGAGTCGTCGCTCATCGTCCAGTACCTCGACGACGCGTTCCCGGAGCCGGCCATGCGTCCGGCCGACGCGCTCGGACGCCACGCGGTCGGGCGCTGGCTGCTGCGCGCGGACACCGAGATCCACGTCGCCGCGCCGACCGTGACGTTCGCGCTCGGCCCGCGCGCCGTGCTGCTGCAGCAGCCGGCCGAGGTTCGCGAGGCCAACCTCGCGGCGATCCCCGACCCGGTCGACCGCGCGAAGCGCCGCAGCGTGATCGAGCACGGCGTGCGCGCCCCCGAGTTCGCGGGCGCGCTGCGCGTGTTCGTCGCGATGCTCGACGACATGGAGGCCGCGCTCGCGAGCGCGCCGTGGCTCTCGGGGTCTTCGTTCGGGCTCGCCGACGCGACGATCGTGCCCTACGTGCTGCGCCTCGAGCACCTCGCGATGGACCCGCTGCTCGACGCCGCCGCGCGGCCGCGCGTCGCGGACTGGCTCGCGCGCGCGAAGTCGCGCGCTAGCTTCGCCGCGGCCGTCGACGCCTGGGCGCCGCAGGCGCTCGTCGACGGGATGCGCGCGCAGGGCAAGGAGGCCTGGCCCGAGGTCGAGGCCGCCCTGCGCGGCGCCGCCTGA
- a CDS encoding VOC family protein — MGYHHLALAARDIRAIHAFYEGVMEFELVKVEIGPAPEGGWAKHFFYRMDDDSKLVAFWELHDIPGTEGFETDIAKAAGVPAHINHIAFDVADRADLDRRRKQWLEAGLEVLEIDHDWCHSIYTRDPNGNLVEFCLTTGAFTPADRERALAALASDDLPHSKPPARIQVHAAR; from the coding sequence ATGGGCTACCACCACCTGGCGCTCGCGGCGCGCGACATCCGCGCGATCCACGCGTTCTACGAGGGCGTGATGGAGTTCGAGCTCGTGAAGGTCGAGATCGGGCCCGCGCCCGAGGGCGGCTGGGCCAAGCACTTCTTCTACCGCATGGACGACGACTCGAAGCTCGTCGCGTTCTGGGAGCTGCACGACATCCCGGGCACCGAGGGCTTCGAGACGGACATCGCGAAGGCCGCCGGCGTCCCTGCGCACATCAACCACATCGCGTTCGACGTCGCGGACCGCGCCGATCTCGACCGGCGCCGCAAGCAGTGGCTCGAGGCCGGGCTCGAGGTGCTCGAGATCGATCACGACTGGTGCCACTCGATCTACACGCGCGACCCGAACGGCAACCTCGTCGAGTTCTGCCTGACGACGGGCGCGTTCACGCCGGCCGACCGCGAGCGCGCGCTCGCCGCGCTCGCCTCCGACGACCTGCCGCACTCGAAGCCGCCCGCGCGCATCCAGGTGCACGCGGCGCGCTGA
- a CDS encoding dihydrodipicolinate reductase → MPRATKPIRVIQWATGSVGKLVIATCASNEAFQLVGCWVHSEAKDGRDAGEIAGVGALGVAATRDVDALLATPADVVCYAPLLADVGEICRILEAGLDVVTPTGFTTIRDPDAAARIEAACRKGGASFHGSGIHPGFSGDRLPLVLSAMSRRIDRIVVHEIVDMSHVNESPELVRMLGFDMTPEEARRSPPALLGVMGTIFFESIALVAEGLGLEIDRYEKRHEFALAKRDVEIELELGARKGTIRAGHVAGQAFDYVGFVGDVPAIEFRTRWKMGRDLEPDWPFDHPWAYRIQIDGDPPLRLEFTCGAEDGSDSAALGLLCTAMNCLNTMPHLVAASPGVKTQLDLPLIRAVNAFHPLR, encoded by the coding sequence ATGCCGCGAGCGACGAAGCCGATCCGCGTGATCCAGTGGGCGACGGGCTCGGTCGGCAAGCTCGTCATCGCGACGTGCGCGAGCAACGAGGCGTTCCAGCTCGTCGGCTGCTGGGTGCACTCCGAGGCGAAGGACGGGCGCGACGCCGGCGAGATCGCGGGGGTCGGCGCGCTCGGCGTCGCCGCGACGCGCGACGTCGACGCGCTGCTCGCGACGCCGGCCGACGTCGTCTGCTATGCGCCGCTGCTCGCGGACGTCGGCGAGATCTGCCGCATCCTCGAGGCGGGCCTCGACGTCGTGACGCCGACCGGCTTCACGACGATCCGCGACCCGGACGCGGCCGCGCGCATCGAGGCCGCCTGCCGCAAGGGCGGTGCGAGCTTCCACGGCTCGGGCATCCACCCGGGCTTCTCGGGCGATCGCCTCCCGCTCGTGCTGTCGGCGATGTCGCGCCGCATCGACCGCATCGTCGTGCACGAGATCGTCGACATGTCGCACGTGAACGAGAGCCCCGAGCTCGTGCGCATGCTCGGCTTCGACATGACGCCCGAGGAGGCGCGGCGCAGCCCGCCCGCGCTGCTCGGCGTGATGGGCACGATCTTCTTCGAGTCGATCGCGCTCGTCGCCGAGGGGCTCGGGCTCGAGATCGACCGCTACGAGAAGCGCCACGAGTTCGCGCTCGCGAAGCGCGACGTCGAGATCGAGCTCGAGCTCGGCGCGAGGAAGGGCACGATCCGCGCCGGGCACGTCGCGGGCCAGGCGTTCGACTACGTGGGCTTCGTCGGCGACGTGCCCGCGATCGAGTTCCGCACGCGCTGGAAGATGGGGCGCGACCTCGAGCCCGACTGGCCCTTCGACCACCCGTGGGCCTACCGGATCCAGATCGACGGCGACCCGCCGCTGCGGCTCGAGTTCACGTGCGGCGCCGAGGACGGAAGCGACTCGGCGGCGCTCGGCCTGCTGTGCACGGCGATGAACTGCCTGAACACGATGCCGCACCTCGTCGCCGCCTCGCCCGGCGTGAAGACGCAGCTCGACCTGCCGCTGATCCGCGCCGTCAACGCGTTCCATCCCCTTCGTTAG
- a CDS encoding ferritin-like domain-containing protein codes for MANEGLHEEIADLSDATRDMHRAIVSLMEELEAVDWYNQRVDAAKDPELKAILAHNRDEEKEHAAMVLEWIRRRDPAFDHELRDYLFTKEPIARLERDAHD; via the coding sequence ATGGCGAACGAAGGGCTTCACGAAGAGATCGCGGACCTCTCCGACGCGACGCGCGACATGCACCGCGCGATCGTCTCGCTGATGGAGGAGCTCGAGGCCGTGGACTGGTACAACCAGCGCGTCGACGCGGCGAAGGACCCGGAGCTGAAGGCCATCCTCGCGCACAACCGCGACGAGGAGAAGGAGCACGCCGCGATGGTCCTCGAGTGGATCCGCCGCCGCGACCCGGCCTTCGACCACGAGCTGCGCGACTACCTGTTCACGAAGGAGCCGATCGCGCGCCTCGAGCGCGACGCGCACGACTGA
- a CDS encoding carboxymuconolactone decarboxylase family protein, giving the protein MPRLRQVAKADADPFARRIYELVFGDRDPVEAPGTETGTPGDWWTVFALVPDVFRHATAGFQLYRSAERRLDPKLRELAQVRAGFARGSRFVFSQHCKACRDVGVDEAKIEAIPHWPIAEVYAPIERAVLAYTDCLVLQGGRVPEAVFDALARELSDEAILELTYVTATYEMHATISRALRLEYDDVDETVAEVPAPDGASQDVMRMVDERDPGKE; this is encoded by the coding sequence ATGCCGCGTCTCAGGCAGGTCGCGAAGGCCGATGCGGACCCGTTCGCGCGCCGGATCTACGAGCTCGTGTTCGGCGATCGCGACCCCGTCGAGGCGCCCGGCACCGAGACCGGGACGCCGGGCGACTGGTGGACGGTGTTCGCGCTCGTCCCCGACGTGTTCCGGCACGCGACCGCGGGCTTCCAGCTCTATCGCAGCGCCGAGCGCCGGCTCGACCCGAAGCTGCGCGAGCTCGCGCAGGTGCGCGCGGGCTTCGCGCGCGGCTCGCGGTTCGTCTTCTCGCAGCACTGCAAGGCGTGCCGCGACGTCGGCGTCGACGAGGCGAAGATCGAGGCGATCCCGCACTGGCCGATCGCCGAGGTCTACGCGCCGATCGAGCGCGCGGTGCTCGCCTACACGGACTGCCTCGTCCTGCAGGGCGGCCGCGTTCCCGAGGCCGTGTTCGACGCGCTCGCGCGCGAGCTCTCCGACGAGGCGATCCTCGAGCTCACCTACGTCACGGCCACGTACGAGATGCACGCGACGATCTCGCGCGCGCTGCGGCTCGAGTACGACGACGTCGACGAGACCGTCGCCGAGGTGCCCGCTCCCGACGGCGCTTCACAGGACGTGATGCGCATGGTCGACGAGCGCGACCCGGGGAAGGAGTGA
- a CDS encoding DUF6151 family protein: MDDPRELPIGCDCGALRGALVGASARRGNRVVCYCDDCQAYAHHLGCAARALDAYGGTEVFQTSPANVVLRDGLSHLACLQLRPAGLLRWYASCCRSPLGNTLARPGVPFVGLVVRTLAAPAGGAGPDAAGAPALAPDVDAALGPVRGAIFGKFARGGAPLRDARARPPLGLVARSVALLAAARLRGDHVRSPFFDAGRGAPVVAPCVLHPDELAAAEAAARRAPIRS, encoded by the coding sequence GTGGACGACCCTCGCGAGCTCCCGATCGGCTGCGACTGCGGCGCGCTGCGCGGGGCGCTCGTCGGCGCGTCGGCGCGGCGCGGCAATCGCGTCGTCTGCTACTGCGACGACTGCCAGGCCTACGCGCACCACCTCGGGTGCGCGGCGCGCGCGCTCGACGCGTACGGCGGGACGGAGGTCTTCCAGACGTCGCCCGCGAACGTCGTCCTGCGCGACGGGCTCTCGCACCTCGCGTGCCTCCAGCTGCGGCCGGCCGGGCTGCTCCGCTGGTACGCGAGCTGCTGCCGCTCGCCGCTCGGCAACACGCTCGCGCGGCCCGGCGTCCCGTTCGTCGGCCTCGTCGTGCGCACCCTCGCCGCGCCGGCGGGCGGAGCCGGGCCCGACGCGGCGGGCGCGCCGGCGCTCGCGCCCGACGTCGACGCGGCGCTCGGGCCGGTGCGCGGCGCCATCTTCGGGAAGTTCGCGCGCGGCGGCGCGCCGCTCCGCGACGCTCGCGCGCGGCCGCCGCTCGGGCTCGTGGCTCGCTCGGTCGCCCTGCTCGCCGCGGCGCGCCTGCGCGGGGACCACGTGCGCTCGCCGTTCTTCGACGCCGGCCGGGGCGCGCCCGTCGTCGCGCCCTGCGTCCTGCACCCCGACGAGCTCGCCGCCGCCGAGGCGGCCGCTCGTCGCGCGCCGATCCGGAGCTAG
- a CDS encoding isocitrate lyase/phosphoenolpyruvate mutase family protein, whose amino-acid sequence MASLDELLATPGIVVAPGAHDALSARLAARAGARAVYLSGFGVCGASFGLPDLGLVGAAEMTERVRAVAAACAPVPLVADGDDGHGGPLHAARLARAYEAAGAQCIQIEDQAAPKRCGHLDGKSVLPTADAAAKIRAAVGARASTAFKVMARTDARATHGLDEALRRGEAFLRAGADLLFVEAPRDEGELRAVAAAFRGVPLVANMVEDGKTPYLDAPALEEMGFKVALFPVSALLAVTARLERVYAALLAHGRLPAGEERVSFTGYAERIGTDAWLAHAAALARDAD is encoded by the coding sequence ATGGCGAGCCTGGACGAGCTGCTCGCGACGCCGGGCATCGTCGTCGCGCCCGGCGCCCACGATGCGCTCTCGGCGCGGCTCGCCGCGCGCGCCGGGGCGCGCGCGGTCTACCTGTCGGGCTTCGGCGTGTGCGGCGCGAGCTTCGGGCTCCCCGACCTCGGGCTCGTCGGCGCCGCGGAGATGACGGAGCGCGTGCGCGCGGTCGCCGCCGCGTGCGCGCCCGTGCCGCTCGTCGCGGACGGCGACGACGGGCACGGCGGGCCGCTCCACGCCGCCCGTCTCGCGCGCGCGTACGAGGCGGCCGGCGCGCAGTGCATCCAGATCGAGGACCAGGCCGCGCCCAAGCGCTGCGGCCACCTCGACGGGAAGAGCGTCCTCCCGACGGCCGACGCGGCCGCGAAGATCCGCGCGGCGGTCGGCGCGCGCGCGAGCACCGCGTTCAAGGTGATGGCGCGAACCGACGCGCGCGCGACGCACGGGCTCGACGAGGCGCTGCGACGCGGCGAGGCGTTCCTGCGCGCGGGTGCCGACCTGCTCTTCGTCGAGGCGCCGCGCGACGAGGGCGAGCTGCGCGCCGTGGCCGCCGCGTTCCGCGGCGTCCCGCTCGTCGCGAACATGGTCGAGGACGGGAAGACGCCGTACCTCGACGCCCCCGCGCTCGAGGAGATGGGCTTCAAGGTCGCGCTCTTCCCGGTGTCGGCGCTGCTCGCCGTCACGGCGCGACTCGAACGCGTGTACGCCGCGCTGCTCGCGCACGGGAGGCTCCCCGCCGGCGAGGAGCGCGTCTCGTTCACGGGCTATGCGGAGCGGATCGGCACCGACGCATGGCTCGCGCACGCGGCCGCCCTCGCGCGCGACGCCGACTAG
- a CDS encoding VOC family protein — protein MAPARIPEPAPRHLRPSRFSHIVLQTPRFEEMTAWYKTVLSARPLLENDVVCFLTYDEEHHRVMIGRNPNATPRDARAAGVVHFAYAMESLADLVGAYERLAAEGIEPVRCIDHGFTTSLYYADPDGNEVELQVDNFATRDEFNAWFATGAFDRNFVGVAFDPARMVALHRSGLPEAQILQRELTA, from the coding sequence ATGGCTCCCGCCCGCATTCCCGAACCGGCGCCCCGCCACCTCCGCCCGTCGCGCTTCTCGCACATCGTGCTGCAGACGCCGCGCTTCGAGGAGATGACGGCCTGGTACAAGACCGTCCTGTCCGCCCGGCCGCTGCTCGAGAACGACGTCGTCTGCTTCCTGACCTACGACGAGGAGCACCACCGCGTGATGATCGGCCGCAACCCGAACGCGACGCCGCGCGACGCGCGCGCGGCGGGCGTCGTGCACTTCGCCTACGCGATGGAGTCGCTCGCGGATCTCGTCGGCGCCTACGAGCGGCTCGCCGCGGAGGGGATCGAGCCCGTGCGCTGCATCGACCACGGCTTCACGACCTCGCTGTACTACGCGGACCCGGACGGCAACGAGGTCGAGCTCCAGGTCGACAACTTCGCCACGCGCGACGAGTTCAACGCCTGGTTCGCGACGGGAGCCTTCGACCGCAACTTCGTCGGCGTCGCGTTCGACCCGGCGCGCATGGTCGCGCTCCACCGCAGCGGGCTTCCCGAGGCGCAGATCCTGCAGCGCGAGCTCACGGCGTGA
- a CDS encoding TauD/TfdA family dioxygenase produces MATAPAHAKSGAPLEVERLAGSLGAEVRGIDLAKATAEDAAALRALLLEHLVLFFPDQHLGPDEHIAFGRLFGPLDAHPNLGLGGERPEFFELRATSGAGAIADEWHSDLTCQERPSIFAILHMRTCPAFGGDTMWANAVKAFEALSPPMQAFCEGLSALHDAGPHGRPEVKAIHPVVRVHPETGRKSLFVNHHFTRRIVELSQEESDMLLAHLTRWVTSPRFTVRYRWREGTIAMWDNRCTQHHVLDDFEGERVIQRVTVMGDEPRAASPSPWSPYSTAFSAASWRDNPLRQFLAQRRERTERD; encoded by the coding sequence ATGGCCACCGCCCCCGCGCACGCGAAGTCCGGCGCGCCGCTCGAGGTCGAGCGCCTCGCGGGATCGCTCGGCGCCGAAGTCCGCGGCATCGACCTCGCGAAGGCGACGGCCGAGGACGCGGCGGCGCTGCGCGCGCTCCTGCTCGAGCACCTCGTGCTCTTCTTCCCCGATCAGCACCTCGGGCCCGACGAGCACATCGCGTTCGGGCGGCTCTTCGGGCCGCTCGACGCGCACCCGAACCTCGGGCTCGGCGGCGAGCGCCCCGAGTTCTTCGAGCTGCGCGCGACGAGCGGCGCGGGCGCGATCGCGGACGAGTGGCACAGCGATCTCACCTGCCAGGAGCGGCCGTCGATCTTCGCGATCCTCCACATGCGCACGTGCCCGGCCTTCGGCGGCGACACGATGTGGGCGAACGCGGTGAAGGCGTTCGAGGCGCTGTCGCCCCCGATGCAGGCCTTCTGCGAAGGCCTCTCCGCGCTCCACGACGCGGGGCCGCACGGACGACCGGAGGTGAAGGCGATCCATCCCGTCGTGCGCGTCCATCCGGAGACGGGCCGCAAGTCGCTCTTCGTGAACCACCACTTCACGCGTCGCATCGTCGAGCTCAGCCAGGAGGAGAGCGACATGCTGCTCGCCCACCTGACGCGCTGGGTGACGAGCCCGCGCTTCACCGTCCGCTACCGCTGGCGCGAGGGCACGATCGCGATGTGGGACAACCGGTGCACGCAGCACCACGTCCTCGACGACTTCGAGGGCGAGCGCGTGATCCAGCGCGTCACCGTGATGGGCGACGAGCCGCGCGCCGCGAGCCCGTCGCCGTGGTCGCCGTACAGCACGGCCTTCAGCGCCGCGAGCTGGCGCGACAACCCGCTGCGCCAGTTCCTCGCGCAGCGCCGCGAGCGCACCGAACGCGACTGA
- a CDS encoding nitroreductase family protein, which yields MSAPGTRLAPLAPGALDDAQRRLYDAVVASPRGQGGARALLVRDDGSLTGPFDAWLRTPALGAHLERVGMALREDTALAPAAREVAVLVVARAWSAAFEWGVHRLVARASGVADDAIEAIAHGRRPALADAAAQAAHDVARELVDRRRLAPDVAARARAALGERGLVEVVTLVGFYQLVSGVLASFEPPPPTASIPLAPLPAAAPRAGIDLYEAASTTRAVRRLRPDPVPDDVLRRVLRAATFAPSGGNLQPWHVLAVRDVATKRALAAHYEELWSEYAAARRALLALLPEPQRAPAERALRAGDHLAAHFAQAPVVAVFCFQPERLTITDAALARPSVVGGASLYPAVQNFLLACRAEGLGCTLTTLLCSREEALRELLALPAPWATCAFVPVGWPLAGGHGPLARRPVEQVAFGDRFGEPLFPAPEEDSP from the coding sequence GTGAGCGCGCCCGGAACGCGCCTCGCCCCGCTCGCGCCGGGCGCTCTCGACGACGCACAGCGCCGCCTGTACGACGCGGTGGTCGCGAGCCCGCGCGGGCAGGGCGGCGCGCGTGCGCTGCTCGTGCGCGACGACGGCTCGCTCACGGGCCCCTTCGACGCGTGGCTGCGCACGCCCGCGCTCGGCGCGCACCTCGAGCGCGTCGGCATGGCGCTGCGCGAGGACACCGCGCTCGCGCCCGCGGCGCGCGAGGTCGCGGTGCTCGTCGTCGCGCGCGCGTGGAGCGCGGCGTTCGAGTGGGGCGTGCACCGTCTCGTCGCGCGCGCGAGCGGCGTCGCGGACGATGCGATCGAAGCCATCGCGCACGGGCGCCGGCCCGCGCTCGCCGACGCGGCGGCGCAGGCCGCGCACGACGTCGCGCGCGAGCTCGTCGACCGCAGGCGGCTCGCGCCCGACGTCGCCGCGCGCGCGCGCGCGGCGCTCGGCGAGCGCGGGCTCGTCGAGGTCGTCACGCTCGTCGGCTTCTACCAGCTCGTGTCCGGCGTGCTCGCGAGCTTCGAGCCACCGCCGCCCACGGCGTCGATCCCGCTCGCGCCACTGCCCGCGGCGGCCCCGCGAGCGGGCATCGACCTGTACGAGGCCGCGAGCACGACGCGCGCCGTGCGACGCCTGCGGCCCGACCCCGTTCCCGACGACGTGCTGCGGCGCGTGCTGCGCGCCGCGACCTTCGCGCCGTCGGGCGGCAACCTGCAGCCGTGGCACGTGCTCGCCGTGCGCGACGTCGCGACGAAGCGCGCGCTCGCCGCGCACTACGAGGAGCTCTGGAGCGAGTACGCGGCGGCGCGGCGCGCGCTGCTCGCGCTGCTGCCCGAGCCGCAGCGCGCGCCGGCCGAGCGCGCGCTGCGCGCGGGCGACCACCTCGCCGCGCACTTCGCGCAGGCGCCCGTCGTCGCCGTCTTCTGCTTCCAGCCCGAGCGGCTCACGATCACCGACGCGGCGCTCGCGCGCCCGTCGGTCGTCGGCGGCGCGTCGCTCTACCCGGCCGTGCAGAACTTCCTGCTCGCGTGTCGCGCCGAGGGGCTCGGCTGCACGCTCACGACGCTGCTCTGCAGCCGCGAGGAGGCGTTGCGCGAGCTGCTCGCGCTGCCCGCGCCGTGGGCGACGTGCGCGTTCGTTCCCGTCGGCTGGCCGCTCGCGGGCGGGCACGGCCCGCTCGCGCGCCGCCCCGTCGAGCAGGTCGCGTTCGGCGACCGGTTCGGCGAGCCGCTCTTCCCCGCGCCCGAGGAGGACTCCCCGTGA
- a CDS encoding TetR/AcrR family transcriptional regulator produces the protein MSSRSAQRDATRERIVEAALAAFAENGFLGASTRDIALRAGANQGLITYHFRTKDELWRAAVDRVFARLRAHLGAQLAASPTSDPREAARAAVRAYVEFAAACPELFRLLVDEGKNDDERMAWLVDTHLEPLYTTFLLGSGAGAGGGGPAGDPVAAAHTYYVLAGAASLIFAVAPECRRLTGVDPATPAAVARHADLVARVLVP, from the coding sequence ATGTCCTCCCGCTCCGCCCAGCGCGACGCGACGCGCGAACGCATCGTCGAGGCGGCGCTCGCCGCATTCGCCGAGAACGGCTTCCTCGGCGCCAGCACGCGCGACATCGCGCTCCGCGCGGGCGCGAACCAGGGCCTCATCACCTACCACTTCCGCACCAAGGACGAGCTCTGGCGCGCCGCCGTCGACCGCGTCTTCGCCCGCCTGCGCGCCCACCTCGGGGCGCAGCTCGCGGCCTCCCCCACCTCCGACCCGCGCGAGGCCGCGCGCGCCGCCGTGCGCGCCTACGTCGAGTTCGCCGCCGCCTGCCCCGAGCTCTTCCGCCTGCTCGTCGACGAGGGCAAGAACGACGACGAGCGCATGGCCTGGCTCGTCGACACCCATCTCGAGCCCCTCTACACGACGTTCCTGCTCGGCTCCGGGGCAGGGGCCGGAGGCGGCGGCCCGGCGGGCGACCCCGTCGCGGCCGCCCACACCTACTACGTGCTCGCCGGCGCGGCGTCGCTGATCTTCGCCGTGGCACCGGAGTGCCGCCGCCTCACGGGCGTCGACCCCGCGACACCGGCGGCCGTCGCGCGCCACGCGGACCTCGTCGCGCGCGTGCTCGTGCCGTGA
- a CDS encoding TIGR03619 family F420-dependent LLM class oxidoreductase, with product MRFAYHATMCDPDFYLPLAMAVEEAGFDTFTLPDSICYPQDSDSKYPYNGTGDREFLDGVPFLEPFSVIPAMGAVTTKLRFSTSVMKLAIRQPVVVAKSVATVAVMTHGRFAFGVGISPWPDDFAACQIPWEKRGQRLDEMIDIVKGLMTGEYFGYQGEIFQLDPIKICPVPKEPVPILIGGHAKPALRRAARVADGFIHAGGSFEDLAATVREIDAFRKEYGRDHLPFEYQSMSAEAFSVDGVRRLEDLGIEEAIVAFRNPYAAEPDTQTLDDKIGAIRWFADSIIQKVR from the coding sequence ATGCGCTTCGCCTACCACGCCACCATGTGCGACCCCGACTTCTACCTCCCGCTCGCGATGGCGGTGGAGGAGGCCGGCTTCGACACCTTCACGCTGCCCGACAGCATCTGCTACCCGCAGGACTCCGACAGCAAGTACCCCTACAACGGCACCGGCGACCGCGAGTTCCTCGACGGCGTCCCCTTCCTCGAGCCGTTCTCGGTGATCCCGGCGATGGGCGCCGTCACGACGAAGCTGCGCTTCTCGACGTCGGTGATGAAGCTCGCGATCCGCCAGCCCGTGGTCGTCGCGAAGTCGGTCGCGACGGTCGCGGTGATGACGCACGGCCGCTTCGCGTTCGGCGTCGGCATCAGCCCGTGGCCCGACGACTTCGCGGCCTGTCAGATCCCGTGGGAGAAGCGCGGCCAGCGCCTCGACGAGATGATCGACATCGTGAAGGGGCTGATGACGGGCGAGTACTTCGGCTACCAGGGCGAGATCTTCCAGCTCGACCCGATCAAGATCTGCCCCGTCCCGAAGGAGCCCGTCCCGATCCTGATCGGCGGCCACGCGAAGCCCGCGCTGCGCCGCGCGGCGCGCGTCGCCGACGGCTTCATCCACGCGGGCGGCTCGTTCGAGGACCTCGCCGCGACCGTCCGCGAGATCGACGCCTTCCGCAAGGAGTACGGCCGCGACCACCTGCCGTTCGAGTACCAGTCGATGAGCGCCGAGGCGTTCAGCGTCGACGGCGTGCGCCGGCTCGAGGACCTCGGCATCGAGGAGGCGATCGTCGCCTTCCGCAACCCCTACGCCGCCGAGCCCGACACCCAGACGCTCGACGACAAGATCGGCGCCATCCGCTGGTTCGCGGACTCGATCATCCAGAAGGTGCGCTGA